In one window of Henckelia pumila isolate YLH828 chromosome 1, ASM3356847v2, whole genome shotgun sequence DNA:
- the LOC140874016 gene encoding uncharacterized protein, with amino-acid sequence MKGFWKHTPFAHLVKEVKGEDGLGFFLWMKSKLTKSKFEDMAIHGWAAWKERQRCIHGESKMRMPEHITWSVALLTDFRRTRTRSEGPMVGNRHQEVHWIPPTPGRFKLNVDASVNEATNRYSMGGVLRDHQGRLLLAFGKHITQSLSVVHGELLAILEGVKLVYESNYRSIQATSDSLLAVQAVTADEENLGYTGLCAEEIKERIRNFIEFDIAHVRSLENSVAYSLAVFSSSSQSSFVWRNEKFSSWLVRLVIDDYN; translated from the coding sequence ATGAAAGGTTTCTGGAAACATACTCCATTTGCACATCTAGTGAAAGAGGTAAAAGGAGAAGATGGGCTTGGTTTTTTTCTATGGATGAAGAGTAAATTAACCAAGTCAAAATTTGAGGATATGGCCATTCATGGTTGGGCAGCTTGGAAAGAGCGACAAAGGTGCATACATGGGGAGAGTAAGATGCGAATGCCTGAACACATAACTTGGAGTGTAGCCTTGCTTACAGACTTCCGTCGCACACGTACAAGATCCGAGGGCCCTATGGTTGGCAATCGACATCAAGAGGTGCACTGGATTCCACCGACTCCGGGAAGGTTTAAGCTGAATGTGGATGCTAGTGTTAATGAGGCTACTAACCGTTATAGTATGGGAGGAGTCTTGAGAGATCATCAAGGAAGATTGCTTCTGGCATTTGGGAAACATATCACACAGTCGCTTTCAGTGGTGCATGGCGAATTGTTAGCCATATTGGAGGGGGTAAAATTGGTGTATGAGAGCAACTACAGGAGCATTCAGGCAACTTCGGACTCTTTATTAGCGGTGCAAGCAGTCACGGCTGATGAAGAAAATTTGGGTTATACGGGCTTATGTGCTGAAGAGATTAAAGAAAGGATTAGGAACTTTATTGAGTTTGACATTGCCCATGTTAGAAGTTTGGAAAATAGTGTGGCTTATAGTCTTGCTGTTTTTTCTTCTTCCTCCCAGTCCTCTTTTGTTTGGAGGAATGAGAAGTTTTCCTCGTGGTTGGTTAGACTTGTAATAGAtgattataattaa